A region from the Actinoplanes sp. OR16 genome encodes:
- a CDS encoding FAD-dependent monooxygenase, translated as MRITCVGGGPAGLYFSVLAKLADPSHEVTVLERNPAGVTWGWGVVFWDDLLDDLFKHDPVSAERIWESARKWDEYEVRATGKPVSHLAGYGFSLGRHRLLEILGERAAELGVQVSWSDELGDLAALPPADLVVACDGARSRIRESAAEHFGAEVEVASNKYIWLGTPHVFDTFTFGFEKTPAGWIWYHAYPFSGDKSTFIVECQPQTWSALGFDTLDAQQGTARLEEIFADHLGGQPLIDHRAEVGGTGWLNFRRVTAQRWDHGNVVLMGDAAHTTHFAIGSGTKLAMQDAMALASAISSGDPLPVALERYEHRRKAAMAPLQKAARASSAWFERLPEYADLPGKQFSYALSNRRGEYPAWRYLLHMTTQSRVPRTMLRWTLSARRSSRARRRPPLITA; from the coding sequence ATGCGGATCACCTGCGTCGGTGGCGGACCCGCCGGCCTGTACTTCTCGGTGCTGGCGAAACTCGCCGACCCGAGCCACGAGGTCACCGTGCTGGAACGCAACCCGGCCGGTGTCACCTGGGGCTGGGGCGTGGTCTTCTGGGACGACCTGCTCGACGACCTGTTCAAGCACGACCCGGTCAGCGCCGAGCGGATCTGGGAGTCGGCCCGCAAATGGGACGAGTACGAGGTGCGCGCCACCGGCAAACCGGTCAGCCACCTGGCCGGCTACGGCTTCAGCCTGGGCCGGCACCGGCTCCTGGAGATCCTCGGTGAGCGGGCGGCGGAACTCGGCGTCCAGGTCAGCTGGTCCGACGAGCTCGGCGACCTGGCCGCGCTGCCCCCTGCCGATCTCGTGGTGGCCTGCGACGGCGCGCGCAGCCGGATCCGGGAGTCGGCCGCCGAGCACTTCGGCGCCGAGGTCGAGGTCGCGTCGAACAAGTACATCTGGCTCGGCACCCCGCACGTCTTCGACACGTTCACGTTCGGCTTCGAGAAGACGCCCGCCGGCTGGATCTGGTACCACGCCTATCCGTTCTCCGGCGACAAGAGCACGTTCATCGTCGAATGCCAGCCGCAGACGTGGTCGGCGCTCGGATTCGACACCCTCGACGCCCAGCAGGGCACCGCACGCCTCGAAGAGATCTTCGCGGACCATCTGGGCGGGCAGCCGCTCATCGACCACCGTGCCGAGGTAGGCGGCACCGGCTGGCTGAACTTCCGCCGGGTCACCGCGCAGCGCTGGGACCACGGCAACGTCGTGCTGATGGGCGACGCCGCGCACACCACCCACTTCGCGATCGGCTCCGGCACCAAACTGGCCATGCAGGACGCGATGGCCCTGGCGTCGGCGATCTCCTCGGGCGATCCTCTACCGGTGGCCCTGGAACGCTACGAGCACCGCCGCAAGGCGGCGATGGCGCCGCTGCAGAAGGCGGCGCGGGCCAGCAGCGCGTGGTTCGAGCGCCTTCCCGAGTACGCCGACCTGCCCGGCAAGCAGTTCTCCTACGCCCTGTCCAACCGGCGCGGTGAATATCCGGCCTGGCGCTACCTGCTGCACATGACGACGCAGAGCCGGGTGCCGCGCACCATGCTCCGCTGGACCCTGTCCGCCCGGCGGTCGAGTCGTGCACGACGCCGGCCTCCACTGATCACCGCTTAG
- a CDS encoding O-antigen ligase: MTRRAFLAPGLVLVLVTIGGRYTLDRAGLVDLAWVDLRVIGLIIALVLLAIDLARRPAPAERPLAREGWLLAAILFFLFQIGSALWSPPASRIGPQTLDLVLLGVLVLAFYAYAVSDPEPVIRTIFLLLFLAAIVFALQALLVSGPGEQGRYSAFGGGPNVFVRIQILGVIAAVALFMLTGKVLPLLVTPLFLLAAVLSGSRAGLLAGLVVGGYALLKLRRRLKAGPVAASALLLTGVVVALWAFSPPEFTSLFQERFVEQTVQEQYLSDRTSIWAAAWNLFLDRPVAGAGLDGFYGVIGVNQMVEYPHNYVLGVAAEGGLIGLGLLFTSILLWTRVVFGGGARPQLTGLCVAAAVFVALSSLFSGDYYDSRLAWIFAALAAAAALPRAWRPSPEVVPVMREREPVPR; the protein is encoded by the coding sequence GTGACGCGACGGGCCTTCCTCGCACCGGGACTCGTGCTGGTCCTGGTGACGATCGGCGGCCGCTACACCCTCGACCGGGCCGGTCTCGTCGATCTGGCCTGGGTGGATCTCCGGGTGATCGGCCTGATCATCGCGCTGGTCCTGCTCGCGATCGATCTGGCACGGCGGCCCGCGCCGGCGGAACGCCCGCTGGCGAGGGAGGGCTGGCTGCTCGCCGCGATCCTCTTCTTCCTCTTCCAGATCGGCTCGGCGCTCTGGTCGCCTCCCGCTTCGCGGATCGGCCCGCAGACCCTCGACCTGGTCCTTCTGGGCGTCCTGGTGCTGGCCTTCTATGCGTACGCCGTGAGCGACCCGGAGCCGGTCATCCGCACGATCTTCCTCCTCCTCTTCCTCGCGGCGATCGTGTTCGCCCTGCAGGCGCTGCTGGTCAGCGGCCCCGGCGAGCAGGGCCGGTACTCCGCGTTCGGCGGCGGCCCGAACGTCTTCGTCCGGATCCAGATCCTCGGCGTGATAGCCGCGGTGGCGCTGTTCATGCTGACCGGCAAGGTCCTGCCGCTGCTGGTGACGCCGCTCTTCCTGCTGGCCGCGGTCCTCTCCGGGTCCCGTGCCGGTCTGCTGGCCGGCCTGGTCGTCGGCGGCTACGCCCTGCTCAAGCTGCGGCGCAGGCTGAAGGCCGGACCGGTGGCCGCCTCCGCCCTGCTGCTGACCGGCGTGGTCGTCGCGCTCTGGGCGTTCTCCCCGCCCGAGTTCACCAGCCTGTTCCAGGAGCGGTTCGTCGAGCAGACCGTCCAGGAGCAGTACCTCTCCGACCGGACGTCGATCTGGGCCGCGGCCTGGAACCTCTTCCTGGACCGCCCGGTCGCCGGCGCCGGCCTGGACGGCTTCTACGGCGTGATCGGCGTGAACCAGATGGTGGAGTACCCGCACAACTACGTGCTCGGCGTCGCGGCCGAGGGCGGGCTGATCGGTCTCGGCCTGCTGTTCACCTCGATCCTGCTCTGGACCCGGGTGGTGTTCGGTGGTGGCGCCCGCCCTCAGCTGACCGGCCTCTGCGTCGCGGCGGCCGTCTTCGTGGCGCTGAGCAGCCTCTTCTCCGGTGACTACTACGACTCCCGGCTCGCCTGGATCTTCGCGGCGCTCGCGGCGGCGGCCGCCCTGCCCCGCGCCTGGAGACCGTCCCCCGAGGTTGTACCGGTCATGAGAGAACGAGAGCCGGTGCCGCGATGA
- a CDS encoding GNAT family N-acetyltransferase, producing the protein MTASLLEPSAREWKETLQHVGHDMYHVPEYVVLDARLYGGTPAAFWFERDGHRLLIPLIVRPIPGSELRDAISPYGYPGPVSDAAPGDAAFWEQACSAFVETLRSDGVVSAFIRMHPLLAGPVPAMRQAGAMVYHGETVSMDLTVSLDEMWSQTRSDHRNHINRAKRAGTRVVFDDWDRLGEWVEVYHDNMRRVGATDYYFFTREHIAALHDAVGDRMHLAVALEGDEVVGGNTFFEYDGIATGYVSSTRRAPKRYADEMLYDEVRRWCKSRGDEVFHLGGGKGGANDSLFSYKAGFSPSRHPFHTWRVIADPAAYRALVRQHRPEADPDDLTATFPAYR; encoded by the coding sequence ATGACGGCATCCTTACTGGAACCATCGGCCAGGGAGTGGAAGGAGACGCTCCAGCACGTCGGCCACGACATGTACCACGTGCCGGAGTACGTCGTCCTCGACGCCCGGCTGTACGGCGGCACGCCCGCCGCGTTCTGGTTCGAGCGGGACGGGCACCGGCTGCTGATCCCGCTGATCGTGCGGCCGATCCCGGGCTCGGAGCTGCGGGACGCGATCTCGCCGTACGGATATCCGGGACCGGTCAGCGACGCTGCGCCGGGGGACGCCGCGTTCTGGGAGCAGGCCTGCTCGGCTTTCGTGGAGACGCTGCGCTCCGACGGCGTCGTCTCCGCTTTCATCCGCATGCACCCGCTGCTCGCCGGCCCGGTCCCGGCGATGAGGCAGGCCGGGGCGATGGTCTACCACGGGGAGACCGTGTCGATGGACCTGACGGTGAGCCTCGACGAGATGTGGAGCCAGACCCGCAGCGACCACCGCAACCACATCAACCGGGCCAAGCGGGCCGGCACGCGGGTGGTCTTCGACGACTGGGACCGGCTCGGCGAGTGGGTCGAGGTCTACCACGACAACATGCGGCGGGTCGGCGCGACCGACTACTACTTCTTCACCCGCGAGCACATCGCGGCGCTGCACGACGCGGTCGGCGACCGGATGCACCTGGCGGTCGCGCTCGAAGGCGACGAGGTGGTCGGGGGGAACACCTTCTTCGAATACGACGGGATCGCCACCGGCTACGTCTCGTCCACCCGCCGCGCGCCGAAACGGTACGCCGACGAGATGCTCTACGACGAGGTCCGGCGCTGGTGCAAGAGTCGTGGCGACGAGGTGTTCCACCTCGGCGGGGGCAAGGGCGGGGCGAACGACTCGCTCTTCTCGTACAAGGCCGGGTTCTCCCCCAGCCGGCACCCCTTCCACACCTGGCGCGTGATCGCCGACCCCGCCGCCTATCGCGCCCTGGTGCGGCAGCACCGGCCGGAGGCCGATCCGGACGACCTGACCGCCACCTTCCCCGCCTACCGATAG